A genomic stretch from Falco naumanni isolate bFalNau1 chromosome 4, bFalNau1.pat, whole genome shotgun sequence includes:
- the GALNT15 gene encoding polypeptide N-acetylgalactosaminyltransferase 15 isoform X1, with protein sequence MFLRKKCRYGSRKLQFLLLLLMLGFLLLMVTMLTPPPSTQSKDGTFQPVEFSPREGYQMDFAEPQEMLETPEESQQYYPLDGLSPFISLREDELIAAVVSPAGRRNHSKARKGYRVVQQQGRRPGGKAEGDPEPQLLSLPLQPGDGAAAGGHPPGLDTHGFDEALSERISLRRELPEVRHPLCLQQEYDSSLPTASVIICFHDEAWSTLLRTVHSIMDTAPKASLKDIILVDDLSQQGPLKSALSEYISKLDGVKLIRSNKRLGVIRGRMLGAARATGDVLIFMDSHCECQKGWLEPLLARLSSNRNSVVSPIIDVIDWKTFQYYHSVGLHRGVFDWKLNFHWEPVPEHEEKVRQSPISPIRSPVVAGAVVAMDRHYFQNTGAYDSDMTIWGAENLELSIRTWLCGGTVEIIPCSRVGHVYRNHFPDAFSYEEAIVRNKIRIAETWLGSFKENFYKQDTVAFLISKAEKPDCSERLQLQKRLGCRNFQWFVSNVYPELSQPEDTPSFSGKLYNTGVGFCADYRPGRAIAEGSIELSPCSDSLTQHFEYNSMKEIRLGSAPLFCFDVRHGKVIPQNCTKETDNRQQHWDVQENGMIVHVLSGKCIEAAKSDDEKDLVLCACNENANQVWQFERSHVLRQR encoded by the exons ATGTTCTTGAGGAAGAAGTGCAGATATGGATCACGTAAGCTGCAGTTTCTCTTGTTGTTGTTGATGCTGGGCTTTTTGCTACTGATGGTTACAATGCTGACTccaccacccagcacccagagcaAGGATGGGACTTTCCAGCCCGTGGAGTTCAGCCCCCGGGAAGGGTACCAGATGGACTTTGCGGAGccccaggagatgctggagaCCCCGGAGGAGAGCCAGCAGTACTACCCTTTGGACGGGCTATCCCCTTTCATCTCCCTGCGGGAGGACGAGCTGATCGCCGCCGTCGTGTCGCCCGCCGGCAGGAGGAACCACAGCAAGGCCAGGAAGGGCTATCGGgtggtgcagcagcagggccggcggccggggggcAAGGCAGAGGGGGACCCCGAGCCCCAGCTCCTGtcccttcccctgcagcctggggacggggctgcggcgggggggcACCCGCCCGGCCTGGACACCCATGGCTTTGACGAAGCGCTTAGCGAGCGGATCTCTCTGCGCAGGGAGCTGCCTGAGGTACGACACCCGTT GTGCCTACAGCAAGAATACGATTCCAGTCTGCCTACTGCTAGTGTCATCATCTGTTTCCATGACGAAGCCTGGTCTACTCTACTGAGAACTGTGCACAGCATTATGGACACAGCCCCAAAGGCCTCCCTCAAGGATATCATCCTAGTTGATGATCTCAGCCAGCAAG GGCCCCTGAAGTCAGCTCTGAGTGAATACATCTCTAAGCTGGATGGTGTGAAACTCATACGGAGCAACAAGAGGCTTGGAGTCATCCGAGGTCGGATGTTAGGAGCTGCACGGGCAACTGGAGATGTGCTTATCTTCATGGATTCACACTGCGAGTGTCAGAAGGGCTGGTTGGAACCCCTCCTAGCCAGGCTGTCCAGCAACCG aaacagtgtcGTCTCCCCCATCATAGATGTCATAGACTGGAAGACTTTTCAGTACTATCACTCTGTGGGCCTGCATCGAGGTGTTTTTGAttggaaattaaattttcattggGAACCAGTGCCAGAGCATGAAGAGAAGGTACGACAGTCTCCCATCAGCCCTATCAG GAGTCCTgtggtagctggtgcagtggtGGCCATGGATCGACATTACTTCCAAAACACTGGAGCTTATGATTCTGACATGACCATATGGGGAGCAGAAAATCTGGAACTATCTATAAGG ACCTGGCTCTGTGGTGGCACCGTAGAAATTATTCCATGCTCCCGAGTTGGGCATGTCTATCGAAATCACTTTCCTGATGCTTTCTCCTATGAAGAGGCCATTGTGAGGAACAAAATCCGAATAGCAGAGACCTGGCTGGGCTCTTTTAAAGAGAATTTCTACAAGCAGGACACAGTGGCTTTCTTAATCAGCAAG GCAGAGAAGCCAGACTGCAGTGAGCGCCTTCAGCTACAGAAGAGGCTGGGCTGCAGAAATTTCCAGTGGTTTGTATCAAATGTGTACCCTGAACTCTCCCAGCCTGAAGACACACCAAGTTTCTCTGGCAAg CTTTACAATACTGGTGTTGGCTTCTGTGCAGATTACAGACCTGGCAGAGCCATTGCAGAAGGGTCTATCGAACTCTCCCCGTGCAGTGACAGTCTCACCCAG CACTTTGAATATAACAGCATGAAGGAAATCCGGCTTGGTTCTGCTCCACTGTTTTGCTTTGACGTCAGACACGGGAAGGTTATTCCTCAAAACTGTACAAAGGAGACGGACAACAGACAACAGCACTGGGATGTGCAGGAG AATGGAATGATTGTCCATGTCCTTTCTGGCAAATGCATAGAAGCAGCAAAGAGCGACGATGAGAAGGACTTGGTTTTGTGTGCATGTAACGAGAATGCAAATCAGGTCTGGCAATTTGAACGTTCCCATGTGCTACGTCAGAGATGA
- the GALNT15 gene encoding polypeptide N-acetylgalactosaminyltransferase 15 isoform X2 produces MALTKRLASGSLCAGSCLRCLQQEYDSSLPTASVIICFHDEAWSTLLRTVHSIMDTAPKASLKDIILVDDLSQQGPLKSALSEYISKLDGVKLIRSNKRLGVIRGRMLGAARATGDVLIFMDSHCECQKGWLEPLLARLSSNRNSVVSPIIDVIDWKTFQYYHSVGLHRGVFDWKLNFHWEPVPEHEEKVRQSPISPIRSPVVAGAVVAMDRHYFQNTGAYDSDMTIWGAENLELSIRTWLCGGTVEIIPCSRVGHVYRNHFPDAFSYEEAIVRNKIRIAETWLGSFKENFYKQDTVAFLISKAEKPDCSERLQLQKRLGCRNFQWFVSNVYPELSQPEDTPSFSGKLYNTGVGFCADYRPGRAIAEGSIELSPCSDSLTQHFEYNSMKEIRLGSAPLFCFDVRHGKVIPQNCTKETDNRQQHWDVQENGMIVHVLSGKCIEAAKSDDEKDLVLCACNENANQVWQFERSHVLRQR; encoded by the exons ATGGCTTTGACGAAGCGCTTAGCGAGCGGATCTCTCTGCGCAGGGAGCTGCCTGAG GTGCCTACAGCAAGAATACGATTCCAGTCTGCCTACTGCTAGTGTCATCATCTGTTTCCATGACGAAGCCTGGTCTACTCTACTGAGAACTGTGCACAGCATTATGGACACAGCCCCAAAGGCCTCCCTCAAGGATATCATCCTAGTTGATGATCTCAGCCAGCAAG GGCCCCTGAAGTCAGCTCTGAGTGAATACATCTCTAAGCTGGATGGTGTGAAACTCATACGGAGCAACAAGAGGCTTGGAGTCATCCGAGGTCGGATGTTAGGAGCTGCACGGGCAACTGGAGATGTGCTTATCTTCATGGATTCACACTGCGAGTGTCAGAAGGGCTGGTTGGAACCCCTCCTAGCCAGGCTGTCCAGCAACCG aaacagtgtcGTCTCCCCCATCATAGATGTCATAGACTGGAAGACTTTTCAGTACTATCACTCTGTGGGCCTGCATCGAGGTGTTTTTGAttggaaattaaattttcattggGAACCAGTGCCAGAGCATGAAGAGAAGGTACGACAGTCTCCCATCAGCCCTATCAG GAGTCCTgtggtagctggtgcagtggtGGCCATGGATCGACATTACTTCCAAAACACTGGAGCTTATGATTCTGACATGACCATATGGGGAGCAGAAAATCTGGAACTATCTATAAGG ACCTGGCTCTGTGGTGGCACCGTAGAAATTATTCCATGCTCCCGAGTTGGGCATGTCTATCGAAATCACTTTCCTGATGCTTTCTCCTATGAAGAGGCCATTGTGAGGAACAAAATCCGAATAGCAGAGACCTGGCTGGGCTCTTTTAAAGAGAATTTCTACAAGCAGGACACAGTGGCTTTCTTAATCAGCAAG GCAGAGAAGCCAGACTGCAGTGAGCGCCTTCAGCTACAGAAGAGGCTGGGCTGCAGAAATTTCCAGTGGTTTGTATCAAATGTGTACCCTGAACTCTCCCAGCCTGAAGACACACCAAGTTTCTCTGGCAAg CTTTACAATACTGGTGTTGGCTTCTGTGCAGATTACAGACCTGGCAGAGCCATTGCAGAAGGGTCTATCGAACTCTCCCCGTGCAGTGACAGTCTCACCCAG CACTTTGAATATAACAGCATGAAGGAAATCCGGCTTGGTTCTGCTCCACTGTTTTGCTTTGACGTCAGACACGGGAAGGTTATTCCTCAAAACTGTACAAAGGAGACGGACAACAGACAACAGCACTGGGATGTGCAGGAG AATGGAATGATTGTCCATGTCCTTTCTGGCAAATGCATAGAAGCAGCAAAGAGCGACGATGAGAAGGACTTGGTTTTGTGTGCATGTAACGAGAATGCAAATCAGGTCTGGCAATTTGAACGTTCCCATGTGCTACGTCAGAGATGA